From Hirundo rustica isolate bHirRus1 chromosome 1, bHirRus1.pri.v3, whole genome shotgun sequence, a single genomic window includes:
- the LOC120756758 gene encoding feather beta keratin-like produces the protein MACSNICRPCGPTPLANSCNEPCALQCQDSRVIIDPSPVLVTLPGPIMTSFPQNTAVGSTSSAAVGTELSAQGQPISGGFGGFGYGLGYGRGFGYGLGGLGCYGRRGGYIC, from the coding sequence ATGGCCTGCTCCAACATCTGCCGTCCCTGCGGACCCACcccgctggccaacagctgcaacgagccctgtgccctgcagtgccaggattcCCGTGTCATCATCgacccttcccctgtgctggtgaccctgccaggacccatcatgacctccttcccccagaacaCCGCCGTCGGATCCACCTCctcggctgctgtgggcactgaactcagtgcccagggacagcccatctCGGGTGGATTTGGTGGCTTTGGCTACGGTCTTGGCTATGGCCGTGGATTTGGCTATGGCCTGGGAGGCCTGGGCTGCTACGGCAGGAGGGGCGGCTACATCTGCTGA